The DNA window AACCCTACTCCACCACAGAGTCCGGTCCCGATCACGGCAACGGCCCGACCCGGGTGCCGACCGTGCCAGGATTCGCCGTTGCGCCCCGCCCGCGCATCCGGGACGGAATCCATTGCCCTGCAACGGAAAAGGTCCCGGATCCGACCGAGAGGGCGCGTAGGTGTCGGCGCCCTCGCCGCGTCGCCACCGACGGCGGAAGAGGCCTCAGGCCGGCTGGGTCGAGTACATCGTGAGCAGACCACACCTGGTGCAGCGGAACGCCTCCACCGTCCACCGCTGCTTGCCCATCCGCTTGGCGCCGCCGAACACCCCGCGCTCCAGTGGGCCGGCGATCCAGCGCACGAACCCGCGGGACCCTTCGCCGGAGTCCTCGAGGAATCCCGGCTCCGCCGCGGAGACCGCTCCGCACCCGGGACAGTGCGGGGCAGTGGCGGGCACCTGGACCATCTGGTCGTCCGAAGTCGTCATGCTGCGAACGCTAGAACGGTCGCGCCCGCCGCGGGCCCGGATCGGCAGAATCGATGGCGTCGTGCGTAACCATGTGGTTACCTGTTCCCATGGATCGCACCGCGCGGGCAGTGGCCGACCCCACGCGCCGGCGGATCCTGGAGATCCTGCGCGAGGGGCCGGCCCCAGCGGGTGCGCTGGCGTCCGCCTTCGCCATCAGCCGTCCCGCGGTCAGCCGGCACCTCCGCGTCCTCCGCGAGGGCGGCCTGGTGGAGGAGCAGGTGCGGGGTCGGGTGCACGAGTACCGGCTGGTGATCGGCCCGCTCACCGAGCTCCGCGACTGGCTCACCGGCCTGACCGGGGCGGGGATCGTCGACCCCGCGGACCGGGAGACGGCGTGGCAGCGCCGGTTCGATGCCCTGGACACCGAGGTACGGCGGACTGGCCGAGACCGGCGGAGGGGTCAGGCCACCCCACCTGCCGACCTCACCGAGTCCACCCACCACGCCGGGTCCGACCACCACGCCGGGTCCGACCACCACGCCGGGCCCGACCATCCCGCCCGGACCACCGGCAGCCCGGATCAGCACCGCAAACCTGACCTCCACCCCACCGAGGAGACCGCATGACCCCCACCCCGACCGGCCGGGTCATCGGCACCGATCTGGTGCTGACCAGGCAGTTCGCCGGACCGATCGAGGACGTCTGGGCCTCGGTCACCGACCCTGAGCGCACCGCCCGGTGGATCGGGCGGTGGGAGGGCGGCACCGGGGCCGGATCCACCGGCCGGCTGCAGCTCGGTTTCGAGGAAAGTGCGCCGTGGTCGGACTTCACCATCACCGCCTGCGAGCCGCCGCGGCACGTCGCCGTCGCGACCGCCGACGACGCCGGGCAGTGGCGACTGGAGATCACTCTCGAGCAGCAGGACACCGGCACGCTGTTGACCTTCGTCCACCACCTCGACGACACCGACGGCGTCGGCGACATCGGACCGGGGTGGGAGTACTACCTGGACCAGCTCGTCGCGTCCCGGGAGGGCCGTCCGCTGCCCGACTTCGGCGACTACCACCCGGCGATGAGCGAGCACTTCGCCGCGCAGGTCCGCTACTGAACCAGCGGCAACTGCTCCGCACCACCTGCGACGCCCGGCGCCGGCGGCGGGTCCCCGGACGGGTTCGCTCAGGTGAGGTGGTCGAAATCCCCTCGCACCCAACCGATGTGACGATCGGCGGAAGCGCGCAGCACCTGCCGGGCGTCACGCTCGATGCAGTTGCCGAAGTTGCCGTAGACCCGGTCGAAGTCCAGCCCCTCGAGCGCCGTGGTGATCCGGTCGACGACCGCGCCGGACAACGGCAGCCGGTTCGGGTAGCTGCGCTGGAAGCTGATGGTGCGGCGGTCCGGGTTCGGGAAGACCGTGTCGCCGACCAGCAGCACGCCACGCCCCTCCGCCCCGGCCGCCCAGTGGGCGACCGCGCTACCGACGAAGTGCCCACCGACCTGGTGCAGCACGTAGTCGTCGGCGACCCGGTGCTCCCCCGACCAGAACTCGATCCGGTCGTCCTTGCGCCCCAACCACTCCCGGTCGGCGGCACACGCCAGCACCGGGACGTCGCCGAGCAGCGACGACCACTCGAGCTGCACGCCGTACATGTGCGGATGGCTGGTCGCGATGGCGATCACCTCGCCGTGCTGCCGGATCCGATCCGCCGTGGCCTCGTCGGCGTACCCGGTCGGATCCCACAGCACCACGCCGGCGCTCGTCCGGGTGGCCGTCATCAGCTGTCCGATGCCCAGCCCGGGATCGGCCCGGATGCCGAGCATGTCCGGCTCGACCTCGTGCACGGTCAGCCGTTGGCCGTTGCCCGCCAGTTCGTCGATCGAGGTCCAGATCTGCCCCTCGGCCGGCATCCACTGCCGTTCGTCCTCGCAGATCGGGCAGACGTCCGGAACCGGCTCGTCGAACTCGACGGCGCAGGTCGCACAGATCCTCATGATCACGACTCTAGAAGTGAAGCCTGCACCCCGCCCGGTCGATCGGCGACCCGGACCGGTTCGTCCGGCGCCGCGTCGGAGCCCCCAGCGCCATCACCGATCCGTTGCCACCCACCACGTCCCCCGTGGCGCACAGCAACAGATCTGGGCACACACCCGCCCGGACATCCCCGTCCCCCACCAACCCGGGAAAGCAGCGAACCCCGCCACGCGCATCGCGTGGCGGGGTTCGCCGGGTCCTACGAACGGGAGCGGGCTCCCGTCAGATCACTTGACGATCTTGGTGACCGAGCCGGCACCGACGGTGCGGCCGCCCTCGCGGATGGCGAAGCGCAGGCCCTCCTCGATGGCGATCGGCTGGATCAGCGCGACGGTCATCTCGGTGGTGTCGCCCGGCATGACCATCTCGGTGCCCTCGGGCAGCGAGACGACGCCGGTGACGTCGGTGGTGCGGAAGAAGAACTGCGGGCGGTAGTTGTTGAAGAAGGGGGTGTGACGCCCGCCCTCGTCCTTGCCCAGGATGTAGACCTGGGCCTCGAACTCGGTGTGCGGAGTGATCGAACCCGGCTTCACGACGACCTGGCCGCGCTCGACGTCCTCGCGCTTGGTGCCACGCAGCAGCAGACCGGCGTTGTCGCCCGCCTGCGCCGAGTCGAGCAGCTTGCGGAACATCTCGATGCCGGTGACCGTGGTCTGGAACGACTTCGGCTTGATGCCGACGATCTCGACGGTCTCGTTCACGTTGATGGTGCCGCGCTCGACCTTGCCGGTGACGACGGTGCCACGACCGGTGATCGTGAAGACGTCCTCGATCGGCATCAGGAACGGCTTGTCGGTGTCGCGCTCCGGGTCCGGAACGGACTCGTCGACGGCGTCCATCAGGTCCTCGACGGTCTTGACCCACACCGGGTCGCCCTCGAGGGCCTTCAGGCCGGAGGTGCGCACGACCGGCGCGTCCTCGTCGAACTCCTGGGCGGCCAGCAGCTCGCGGACCTCGAGCTCGACGAGCTCCAGGATCTCCTCGTCGTCCACCATGTCGGACTTGTTCAGCGCGACCAGGATGTAGGGCACGCCGACCTGGCGGGCCAGGAGCACGTGCTCCTTGGTCTGCGGCATCGGGCCGTCGGTGGCGGCCACGACCAGGATCGCGCCGTCCATCTGGGCGGCACCGGTGATCATGTTCTTGATGTAGTCCGCGTGACCCGGGGCATCCACGTGCGCGTAGTGACGCTTGTCGGTGGAGTACTCGACGTGCGCGATGTTGATGGTGATGCCGCGCTGACGCTCCTCGGGGGCCTTGTCGATCTGATCGAAGGCCGAGGCCGTGTTGATGGCCGGGTACTTGTCTGCCAGGACCTTGGTGATGGCCGCGGTCAGGGTCGTCTTGCCGTGGTCGACGTGACCGATGGTGCCGATGTTGACATGCGGCTTGCTCCGGTCGAACTTCGCCTTCGCCACTTGCTGTGTCCTCCTCGGGACTGTGGTGGATGCCCCGCCGGCAGAACTCGTCGGCGAAGCTTTGGTGGGTGGATCTGGACCGAGTCCAACTTCGGGCTCAGACCCGAGGCGGCGGGATGACTCCCGGACGCCACGTCTTCGGGGCGGATCCTGGCCGCCGCGCAGTCTAGCGGCGGCGGCCGGGTTCCTTCACATATGGAGTTGGGGGGTCGAGCAGGGGCCGCCGGGACCTCACGATCCCGGCGGCCGCCGGATCACTCGCCCGTGGCCTTGGCGACGATCTCCTTGGCCACGTTGGCCGGGACCTCCGCGTAGGAGTCGAACACCATCGAGTACGAGGCCCGGCCGGCGGTCTTGGACCGCAGGTCGCCCACGTAGCCGAACATCTCGGACAGCGGGACCAGGGCGGTCACGACGCGGGCGCCGGAACGCTCGGTCATGGCCTGGATCTGGCCACGGCGGGAGTTCAGGTCGCCGATCACGTCGCCCATGTTGTCCTCGGGGGTGACGACCTCGACGCTCATCATCGGCTCGAGCAGGACCGGCTTCGCCTTGCGGGCCGCTTCCTTCATCGCGATCGAGCCGGCGATCTTGAACGCCATTTCCGAGGAGTCGACCTCGTGGTAGGCACCGTCGAGCAGGGTCAGCTTCACACCCAGCATCGGGTAGCCGGCGAGGATGCCGTACTGCAGCGCGTCCTGGGCGCCGGCGTCCACCGAGGGGATGTACTCCTTGGGGATGCGGCCACCGCTCACCGAGTTCACGAACTCGTAGGTCGCGCCCTCCGAGGCGGTCATGTCAAGCGGCTCGACCTTGATCTGCACCTTGGCGAACTGGCCGGAGCCACCCGTCTGCTTCTTGTGGGTGTAGTCCAGCCGCTCCACGGTGCCGCGGATGGTCTCCCGGTAGGCGACCTGCGGCTTGCCGATGTTGGCCTCGACGTTGAACTCGCGGCGCATGCGGTCCACCAGGATGTCCAGGTGGAGCTCGCCCATGCCGGAGATGACGGTCTGGCCGGTCTCCTCGTCGTTCTTGACCTTGAAGGTCGGGTCCTCCTCTGCGAGCTTCTGGATCGCGGTGCCCAGCTTCTCCTGGTCGGACTTGGTCTTCGGCTCGATGGCGACCGAGATGACCGGGTCCGGGAAGGACATCGACTCGAGCACGATCGGGTTCGCCGGGTCGGCCAGCGTCTCACCGGTGGTGGTCTGCTTCAGGCCCATGACCGCGCAGATGTCGCCGGCGCCGACCGACGACAGCTCCTCACGCTTGTTGGCGTGCATCTGATAGATCTTGCCGATCCGCTCCTTGCGGTCCCGGGTCGCGTTGACGACCTGGGTGCCCGACTCCAGCGTGCCGGAGTAGACACGGACGAAGGTCAGCTTGCCCAGGTGCGGGTCGGTCGCGACCTTGAACGCCAGCCCGGAGAAGGCGGCCTTCGGGTCGGGCTCGCGCTCGGCCGGGGTCTCGCCGTCCTGCAGGGTGCCGTGCACGGCGCCGATGTCGATCGGCGACGGCAGGTAGGTGACGACCGCGTCGAGCATGGGCTGGACGCCCTTGTTCTTGAACGCGGACCCGCAGACGACCGGGTTGACCTTGAGGCCGATGGTCGCGCGACGCAGCGCCGCGTTCAGCTCGTCGACGGAGAGCTCCTCGCCCTCCAGGAACTTCTCCATGGCGTCGTCGTCGTTCTCGGCGATCGTCTCGACGAGCTTGGCCCGCCACTCCTCGGCCTGCTCCTGCAGATCGGCCGGGATGTCCTCGATCGCGTAGTCCTCGCCCTTCTTGGTCTCACCACGCCA is part of the Nakamurella alba genome and encodes:
- a CDS encoding ArsR/SmtB family transcription factor, producing MDRTARAVADPTRRRILEILREGPAPAGALASAFAISRPAVSRHLRVLREGGLVEEQVRGRVHEYRLVIGPLTELRDWLTGLTGAGIVDPADRETAWQRRFDALDTEVRRTGRDRRRGQATPPADLTESTHHAGSDHHAGSDHHAGPDHPARTTGSPDQHRKPDLHPTEETA
- a CDS encoding SRPBCC family protein; the protein is MTPTPTGRVIGTDLVLTRQFAGPIEDVWASVTDPERTARWIGRWEGGTGAGSTGRLQLGFEESAPWSDFTITACEPPRHVAVATADDAGQWRLEITLEQQDTGTLLTFVHHLDDTDGVGDIGPGWEYYLDQLVASREGRPLPDFGDYHPAMSEHFAAQVRY
- a CDS encoding MBL fold metallo-hydrolase, with product MRICATCAVEFDEPVPDVCPICEDERQWMPAEGQIWTSIDELAGNGQRLTVHEVEPDMLGIRADPGLGIGQLMTATRTSAGVVLWDPTGYADEATADRIRQHGEVIAIATSHPHMYGVQLEWSSLLGDVPVLACAADREWLGRKDDRIEFWSGEHRVADDYVLHQVGGHFVGSAVAHWAAGAEGRGVLLVGDTVFPNPDRRTISFQRSYPNRLPLSGAVVDRITTALEGLDFDRVYGNFGNCIERDARQVLRASADRHIGWVRGDFDHLT
- the fusA gene encoding elongation factor G gives rise to the protein MAPTALDKVRNIGIMAHIDAGKTTTTERILFYTGITYKIGEVHDGGAVMDWMEQEQERGITITSAATTTSWKNHKINIIDTPGHVDFTVEVERSLRVLDGAVAVYDGVAGVEPQTEQVWRQAEKYHVPRMCFVNKLDRTGADFFRCVDMMIDRLGATPAVLQLPIGAEGDFIGVVDLLTMKAFTWRGETKKGEDYAIEDIPADLQEQAEEWRAKLVETIAENDDDAMEKFLEGEELSVDELNAALRRATIGLKVNPVVCGSAFKNKGVQPMLDAVVTYLPSPIDIGAVHGTLQDGETPAEREPDPKAAFSGLAFKVATDPHLGKLTFVRVYSGTLESGTQVVNATRDRKERIGKIYQMHANKREELSSVGAGDICAVMGLKQTTTGETLADPANPIVLESMSFPDPVISVAIEPKTKSDQEKLGTAIQKLAEEDPTFKVKNDEETGQTVISGMGELHLDILVDRMRREFNVEANIGKPQVAYRETIRGTVERLDYTHKKQTGGSGQFAKVQIKVEPLDMTASEGATYEFVNSVSGGRIPKEYIPSVDAGAQDALQYGILAGYPMLGVKLTLLDGAYHEVDSSEMAFKIAGSIAMKEAARKAKPVLLEPMMSVEVVTPEDNMGDVIGDLNSRRGQIQAMTERSGARVVTALVPLSEMFGYVGDLRSKTAGRASYSMVFDSYAEVPANVAKEIVAKATGE
- the tuf gene encoding elongation factor Tu, with amino-acid sequence MAKAKFDRSKPHVNIGTIGHVDHGKTTLTAAITKVLADKYPAINTASAFDQIDKAPEERQRGITINIAHVEYSTDKRHYAHVDAPGHADYIKNMITGAAQMDGAILVVAATDGPMPQTKEHVLLARQVGVPYILVALNKSDMVDDEEILELVELEVRELLAAQEFDEDAPVVRTSGLKALEGDPVWVKTVEDLMDAVDESVPDPERDTDKPFLMPIEDVFTITGRGTVVTGKVERGTINVNETVEIVGIKPKSFQTTVTGIEMFRKLLDSAQAGDNAGLLLRGTKREDVERGQVVVKPGSITPHTEFEAQVYILGKDEGGRHTPFFNNYRPQFFFRTTDVTGVVSLPEGTEMVMPGDTTEMTVALIQPIAIEEGLRFAIREGGRTVGAGSVTKIVK